Part of the Kiritimatiellia bacterium genome is shown below.
CATCCTTTCCTTCCTCCGGATATTCCGGCAGAATATCTGCCGATTCTGCGGTGAAACACACCGTTTCCCGGACATAATATTTATTCACGGCCGGATAACAACATCAATTATCAGCCGTTATGCGCTCCGCGCCTTTTTGCTTCCGGAACGAAAGCATCCTTGGGGCGCGGATCTACGGCCGCCTTGAAAATTTCAACTGGAAGGAATATTCGCGCTTCCGTGTTTTAAAATCAGGCTTGATTTTCAGCCCTGCCGCGGCAACAATGCGGAAGAAGACAGAATTTGGCAGGCAGCATTCTGGATAGACATCATTGCTATGCAAGCTTTCTTATTCTGGATTCTGGCGTCTGTCTGTGTTTAATATGGAACAAACCCCCCATCCCGGCGAGCATATCCTGGCGTTCTGCGGAGATGCCATTGCCTTCACTCTGCGCGTCCCGCCGGGAAGCAAGGGCCGCGCCTGGCTGAGAACGAACATCGGGCACGTGGACACGGCCCGCCTGGCCGTGATCGCCGAAACCACCCTGCGCCAGAAAAGACTCGCCGAGGACTGGTTTGATATCCCCATGCTATCCGGTGAAGACGAGACCTATTATCTCACCCTGCCTCTGACCGAAGTCGGCCATTTTGAAGCCAAGTCTTTTTTTCTGCCGGAAGGCGCCGGCGTCCCGGTCTGGCCTCCGGGGGATAATGTTGCCATTAACGTGCACCCCGCCGAATATTGCTGCAACAACACTCTTTACAATGCCTTTGTGCGCCTTTTCGGTCCGGAGCGGCGGCCGGATCGCTCCTGTAAAGATTACGCCCAGTATAAAAAATGCCTTCTGCTGGAAGATATCGGGTTTGCGGTCATTCCGCCTTCCGGCACATTCCGCGACCTTGTCCGCCGGCTGGATTTCATCGCGGGAGATCTGAAATGCCGGATCGTCATGCTCCTGCCCATCCATCCGACGCCCACGGTCTACGGCCGGATGGGCGAATTCGGCAGTCCCTACGCCGCGCTGGATTTTATGGACGTTGACCCCGCTTACGCCGAATTTGACCGCAAGGCCACGCCCATGGAACAATTTGCCGAGCTTGTTGACGCCGTCCATGCCCGCGGCGCAAAACTGTTTCTGGATATCGCCATCAATCACACCGGCTGGGCCGCCAAAATCCACACGCTTCATCCCGAATGGCTGGTGCGCGGGCCGGATGGCTCCATCCGTTCGCCCGGCGCCTGGGGCGCAATCTGGGCCGATCTGGCCGAGCTTGATTATAAACGGCCCGCGTTGTGGAACTACCTGGCCGAGGTCTTCCTGACCTGGTGTCGGCGGGGCGTGGACGGTTTCCGCTGCGATGCCGGCTACATGATCCCCGTTTCGGCCTGGGAGTTTATCGTTTCCTCGGTCCGCCGCGAGTTTCCGGACACGGTTTTTCTGCTGGAAGGGCTGGGCGGCCCGATGGAAACAACCAGATCGCTGTTGAACATCTCCAGCCTGAACTGGGCTTATTCGGAGCTCTTCCAGAATTACGACCGCGCCCAGATTGCCAATTATCTTTCCTTCGCCGCCCGCGTCTCGGCCGGCGACGGCCTCCTGATGCACTTCGCGGAAACGCACGATAACAACCGCCTCGCCGCCCGCTCCCATGTGTACGCAAAAATGCGCACCGCGCTTTCGGCGCTTTGCTCCAGCAACGGCGCTTTTGCTTTTGCCAGCGGGGTTGAATGGTTCGCCGCCGAAAAAATTGACGTGCATAAAAAAACCTCTTTGAACTGGAACAGCCCCGTCAACCAGGTTGATTTTATCGCCCGCCTGAACTGTATTTTAAGCTCCCACCCCGCGTTTTTCAATGGCGCCCGCCTTAAACTTATTCAACGCGGCGGCGGCAGCGCCATCGCGCTCCTGCGCCATCATCCGCCGACCGGCAAAAAACTGCTGGCGCTCGTCAATCTGGACGATAAATCCCCCCAGCCGGCGGTCTGGTCGGAGGACGATGCGCAACTGCGCGCGGCGCGCCTGACCGACCTTTTAAGCGGAAGGGAGTTTTCCGCCGCCGCAAAGGAAAATACGCTGGAGCTCTCCCCGGGCGAAGCGCTCTGCCTGACGCCGGACGCCGGCGATATGTGCCTCGTCCTTGAGGCCGGGAAACAGCCGCCGTCCGCCTGCCGGCAAATCAGGCTCCAACAGCTTCGCGCCAGAGCGTTGGCAGCGTTTTCCGCGCTGAACGGTATCAACGACATCACAGCGCTTGACCCCGATAAAATGGCGGCGGAGCTGGCGGAAGACCCGCGCGCCTTCTGCCGCAGACTGCACCGCCGCCAGGGCGAAGAAAAAATCGTGGAATGGAACTGGCCGGACGATATCCGGCGCGAAGTCATGATTCCGCCCGATTATTTTATCCTTGTCAGCGCTCCGGTTCCTTTCCGCGTTCAGCTCCGGGAAAGGCTGAACGTCCTGAATCAGCAGGAAGCACTCCGGCAGGCGGACGGAAAATATTTTGCGCTCTTCATGCCGCGGCCGCCGCCCGAAAATTTTCTTTCCCGCACGCTTGATTTTTCCGTCTATGCCCCGGAAGGAACCCGGCACGCCCGGGGCCATATTCTCTACCTGCCCGAGCCGGGCAAAATGCGGGTGAGGCGGGTATTCCGGCGCGATGAGTTGTCTCCTCATAATTTGATTTTCCTGGGCGCCAACGGCCGTGGCGGCATGCTGCGCGCCGCCGTGCGCTGGGGGGAAATCTACAGCAAATACGACGCTCTCTTGGCCGGCAATCTCAGCGCCGACCATCCCGAGGACCGGCGCGTGATGCTGACCCGCTGCCGGGTTTGGCTGGTCTATCACGGCTATTCGCAGGATATTACCATTGACCGCCTGGAACAGTTTGCCGCCGGCGCGGAGCACGCCCGCTGGCAGTTCCGGGTCCCGTTCGGCTACGGCAAAATGGTTTTTCTTGAGGCCAACGCTTCCATGCCGGCCGGATTGAACGCTGTCCGGCTTTCCTTCCGCAGAGCGCCGG
Proteins encoded:
- a CDS encoding amylo-alpha-1,6-glucosidase codes for the protein MEQTPHPGEHILAFCGDAIAFTLRVPPGSKGRAWLRTNIGHVDTARLAVIAETTLRQKRLAEDWFDIPMLSGEDETYYLTLPLTEVGHFEAKSFFLPEGAGVPVWPPGDNVAINVHPAEYCCNNTLYNAFVRLFGPERRPDRSCKDYAQYKKCLLLEDIGFAVIPPSGTFRDLVRRLDFIAGDLKCRIVMLLPIHPTPTVYGRMGEFGSPYAALDFMDVDPAYAEFDRKATPMEQFAELVDAVHARGAKLFLDIAINHTGWAAKIHTLHPEWLVRGPDGSIRSPGAWGAIWADLAELDYKRPALWNYLAEVFLTWCRRGVDGFRCDAGYMIPVSAWEFIVSSVRREFPDTVFLLEGLGGPMETTRSLLNISSLNWAYSELFQNYDRAQIANYLSFAARVSAGDGLLMHFAETHDNNRLAARSHVYAKMRTALSALCSSNGAFAFASGVEWFAAEKIDVHKKTSLNWNSPVNQVDFIARLNCILSSHPAFFNGARLKLIQRGGGSAIALLRHHPPTGKKLLALVNLDDKSPQPAVWSEDDAQLRAARLTDLLSGREFSAAAKENTLELSPGEALCLTPDAGDMCLVLEAGKQPPSACRQIRLQQLRARALAAFSALNGINDITALDPDKMAAELAEDPRAFCRRLHRRQGEEKIVEWNWPDDIRREVMIPPDYFILVSAPVPFRVQLRERLNVLNQQEALRQADGKYFALFMPRPPPENFLSRTLDFSVYAPEGTRHARGHILYLPEPGKMRVRRVFRRDELSPHNLIFLGANGRGGMLRAAVRWGEIYSKYDALLAGNLSADHPEDRRVMLTRCRVWLVYHGYSQDITIDRLEQFAAGAEHARWQFRVPFGYGKMVFLEANASMPAGLNAVRLSFRRAPAAAHGHCLGDSEPVRIIIRPDIEDRSFHENTKAFLGPENSFRQAVQPQADGFIFAPAPERRLKVNASKSEFRSEPEWQYMVHHPVEAERGLDAASDLFSPGYFQGELKGGDEIALSARIVTPQEPGEVEALPPRRAHNEHFPEEENVLNALEQALKQFVVRRGEQKTVIAGYPWFLDWGRDTLIFCRGMIAAGLTDEALGIIRQFASFEQDGTLPNMIIGDNAGNRDCSDAPLWLFIACADLKKTLGRHDWLNEKCSRPGASHGRRPLLEVLRSIALSYRKGTPNGIVVDSESGLVFSPSHFTWMDTSFPAGTPREGYPIEIQALWFAALEFLAEITGERQWNDLAGLVRESVLKFYWRKEDGFFSDCLHAARGTPADKAKADDALRPNQLLALTLGLVHSGPAAAGPENIYAETLSSCSRLLVPGAIRSLACRPVKHPLPVELNGQKLNDPKNPYWGRYEGDEDTRRKPAYHNGTAWTWMFPSFCEAWAAHYSPEGRTTALAYLNSSLRLLNRGCLGHIPEICDGDYPHTLRGCDAQAWSVSELYRVWKALCRD